The following proteins are encoded in a genomic region of Amphiura filiformis chromosome 18, Afil_fr2py, whole genome shotgun sequence:
- the LOC140139076 gene encoding hyalin-like: MEIRQQKPANYPNFDQIEKLTVCLHSDTIPPRVFCGQDVSSEAQCRQTNARVCFQQCSATDNSGITPTVRYSNGFIQFTPQGNQICATYPSGATTVTASATDNCGLTSFDTLTVTVTGGDITPPTVLCGQDVSSLVQCGQTNTQVCFQQCSATDNSGTTLTVRYSSGLIQFTPQGNQLCGTFPSGDTTVTATATDNCGLTSSDTITVSVTGGDTFPPRVFCGQDVSSEAQCRQTNARVCFQQCSATDNSGITPTVRYSNGFIQFTPQGNQICATYPSGATTVTATATDNCGLTSFDTLTVTVTGGNITPPTVLCVQDVSSLVQCGQPDTQVCFQQCSATDNSGTTLTVRYSSGLLQLTSSRKSVVCNFSIWRDKCNSNSH, from the exons GTGATACAATTCCGCCACGTGTTTTCTGCGGACAAGATGTAAGTTCTGAAGCTCAATGTCGTCAAACCAACGCGCGAGTATGTTTCCAACAATGCTCAGCAACGGATAATTCAGGAATAACCCCAACTGTAAGATACAGCAATGGATTTATTCAATTCACCCCTCAAGGAAATCAGATTTGTGCAACTTATCCATCTGGAGCGACAACTGTAACAGCATCTGCCACTGACAATTGTGGTCTCACATCGTTTGATACTCTTACAGTTACAGTCACTGGAG GTGACATTACCCCACCTACTGTTTTGTGCGGACAAGACGTAAGTTCCCTAGTTCAGTGTGGACAAACTAACACACAAGTGTGTTTCCAACAATGTTCAGCAACTGACAATTCAGGAACAACCCTAACTGTAAGATACAGCAGTGGATTAATTCAATTCACTCCTCAAGGAAATCAGTTGTGTGGAACTTTTCCATCTGGGGACACAACTGTAACAGCAACAGCCACTGACAATTGTGGTCTCACATCATCTGACACTATTACTGTTTCAGTAACTGGAG GTGATACATTTCCGCCACGTGTTTTCTGCGGACAAGATGTAAGTTCTGAAGCTCAATGTCGTCAAACCAACGCACGAGTATGTTTCCAACAATGCTCAGCAACTGATAATTCAGGAATAACCCCAACTGTAAGATACAGCAATGGATTTATTCAATTCACCCCTCAAGGAAATCAGATTTGTGCAACTTATCCATCTGGAGCGACAACTGTAACAGCAACTGCCACTGACAATTGTGGTCTCACATCGTTTGATACTCTTACAGTTACAGTCACTGGAG GTAACATTACCCCACCTACTGTTTTGTGCGTACAAGACGTAAGTTCTCTAGTTCAGTGTGGACAACCTGACACACAAGTGTGTTTCCAACAATGTTCAGCAACTGACAATTCAGGAACAACCCTAACTGTAAGATACAGCAGTGGATTACTTCAATTGACCTCCTCAAGGAAATCAGTTGTGTGCAACTTTTCCATCTGGAGAGACAAGTGTAACAGCAACAGCCACTGA